In the genome of Bradyrhizobium sp. CB3481, the window CCCGGCGAGCGCCGCTTCGGTTCGCCGCAATAGCTCAGTTGGTAGAGCACGTCATTCGTAATGACGGGGTCACAGGTTCGAGTCCTGTTTGCGGCACCACGCTTTTCCGGATCGGTTTTTCTTCTCCGCCATCGACTTGAGCGCAAGAAGTCGGCGGCGCAGCGCGTAGCGGGAAATTTGATCATCTCGCCATTGCCGTGGCCGAAGGCGGCGACCGCCGTATCTTTGTTGCCGACCCGCGATCAGCGCTCTTGCCAAGCGCGTCAGCTGACTTCCCGTACATCTGAAGCGCGCAATTAAACGAAAATACACCCTTTTCGCGCTTGACGCTGTAGTTGTGTGCTCGATCACGGTATCACCAAGCGTGCCGGGCTCGCGTCGCTTCGAAAGTCTGGAAAGCTCAGTTGCGTTTCCCAGCGCCGGAGATCGACATGCAGGCCCAAGCAGGTTTCCGCGGCTGGAGGCCAGCCGGGACGGATGCGCCTGTAGACCGCGGCCCGGCATCCTCGGGGCATTGCGAACCGGCCCGTCTGCATGAGCTGGACAGTTTACGAGCCCTTGCGGCGATCGGCGTCGTTGGATGGCATTACACAAATCATTTCGGCGCTTCTCCGCTGCCAGTTCTCATGGCGCCGTTCTATCGACACGGCGAGCTCCTCGTTGACTTCTTCTTCCTATTGTCAGGTTTCGTGCTCGCCCGCGTCTATTGGAACGACCGGTGCAGCGCGGCGTTCGCGCGCAATGTTCGCGACCGCGTTGCCCGAATGTATCCATTGCATCTCACCACGTTATGCTTCGTGGCTGTCATGCAGTGGATCCTGGTCAATCCGCTGGCGTCGACGCCTTTTGTCTATGTCTTCAACGACGCGCATGATTTCGCGCTGAACCTTGCGCTGCTGAATCGGACCGGACTTGAACGAGGGCTTTCGTTTAACGGGCCGTCATGGTCGATCTCGACGGAATTCGTCGTCAACATTCTGTTTCTGGCGGCTATCGCACTCCCGCGCAGCACGGCCCGTGCGGTACTGTTCGCGCTGTTCGCCGTGTCACTCGCGGTGATCCTGAAGAATGGCCTGGTCAGCGATGCCCTGGCATTCGGAATCAGCAACGATGTGTTCCGGACAATCGTCGGCTTCGTCTGTGGCGCGGCGCTATATCACGTGCACGCGCGCTGGCTGTCGCGGATCGACTTGAAGCGCGGTTTTGCCGATGGCCTCGCCATCGCGGCGGTTTTCGTATTCCTCTATTACTGCGCACGGGGTGAACTCGCCGGGCTACTTGATCTGATGATGGCGGTCACCTGCTTTCCGGCGCTGATTATTGGTGCGATCCATGGCCGGCTGGTTAAGCGGTTTTTGACACTTCGCTTCCTGGTCTATCTCGGCAGCGTCTCCTACTCCCTTTATCTCGTGCACTTTCCGCTTCAGCTCGCCATGCATCTGGCGTCCGTCACGCTTCTCGTTCAGATGCCCTATGACAGCGCGCTTTTCCTGCTGGGCTTCATCTTCGCAACGATCGGATTGGCATCGATCACCTATCGCCTGATTGAAGTGCCCGGAAAAAAGCTGCTGCGAACGCAGCGGATGGCCGCCCTTCCGGAACCGTTAGTGAGCCCCAGGTAGTAGAAAATCGGACGTAGTTTCAATAAATTAGCGGTGCCGTATTTAACGCGCCCAGGATTGAGCCCGCCGGCGATGGCTTCCGCGGCCGTGCCGCTACTTTGCGCTGATGCCTGCCGCCGCGCTTCATGCCTTATCGTATGCGCGTCCTGCGCGCCGAAATCCCTTATTAACTGGCCCCGTTCTAGCGTGCCTGCAAACCAACCTGCAGGGATATTGCATGTCGCTCGATGTCGGCCTGAGCCTTGCCGGGGACAGGCCCGCCCGCCAGGGAATCTGGACCGCCTCTCCGCTGCATGGCGTCGTCGTCGTCTTCATGGCGGCGATCATGCTGCGTGGGGTCCTGCCCTTCAACGTCGACGTCAGCTGGTGGCTGATCGTCTGCGAGCGCATCCTCGACGGCCAGCGGCTCTATGTCGACATCCTCGAGACCAATCCGCCGATGGCGGGGTCGGTCTACATGTTCGGCGTCTTCTTGGCGCGCGCGGTCCACGCGCGGCCGGAAGTCGCGACCAATGGGCTGATCTTTCTGATGATCGCGGGATCGCTGGCGCTGACGTGGCGGGTCTTGCGCTTCTCCTCGCTCCGCGAACGCGCCGGCGGCGCCGCAGCTGTCTGGGCGACCGTCGTGCTGACCATCCTGCCAATGTACGATTTCGGCCAGCGCGAACACCTGGCGCTGATCGTGCTGCTGCCGGCGCTCGCCGTCTACGTCCTGCGCGCCAATCGCGAGGCGGTTGCGCCATGGGCTGTTCTGATTGCCGGCCTGTGCGCCGCGACCACCATGAACTTCAAGCCGTATTTCGTCTTCGCGGTCGGCTTCTGCATTCTCACTGCCGCGGTGCAGGCGCGCGACTGGCGGGTGCTGTTCGCGCCCGAGAACTGGATCGCCGCCGCTTTCGTCGTGATCCACGCCGTTTGCATCGTCGCGTTCTACCCGGAATATTTTACGCTGATCTATCCGCTGGT includes:
- a CDS encoding acyltransferase; the encoded protein is MQAQAGFRGWRPAGTDAPVDRGPASSGHCEPARLHELDSLRALAAIGVVGWHYTNHFGASPLPVLMAPFYRHGELLVDFFFLLSGFVLARVYWNDRCSAAFARNVRDRVARMYPLHLTTLCFVAVMQWILVNPLASTPFVYVFNDAHDFALNLALLNRTGLERGLSFNGPSWSISTEFVVNILFLAAIALPRSTARAVLFALFAVSLAVILKNGLVSDALAFGISNDVFRTIVGFVCGAALYHVHARWLSRIDLKRGFADGLAIAAVFVFLYYCARGELAGLLDLMMAVTCFPALIIGAIHGRLVKRFLTLRFLVYLGSVSYSLYLVHFPLQLAMHLASVTLLVQMPYDSALFLLGFIFATIGLASITYRLIEVPGKKLLRTQRMAALPEPLVSPR